A window from Triticum aestivum cultivar Chinese Spring chromosome 6D, IWGSC CS RefSeq v2.1, whole genome shotgun sequence encodes these proteins:
- the LOC123142168 gene encoding ethylene-responsive transcription factor ERN1-like has product MELQFQQQQQQQQQCQYEAAVGKAAAAAAKGRGSSKCKFVGVRQRPSGRWVAEIKDTTHKIRVWLGTFETAEEAARAYDEAACLLRGSNTRTNFATAAPAAASSPPDSPLASRIRTLLTHKKLKKSASPPPRAPSQQPAVTIGLATAASNASAGNSTGSTSSTISFAMSAGGAAAHHTPTPGLSNHMTYHQWINHGGEQLHQHLEHQPWPATLSPAAPTLAARRNVAECRVIADAARPEKQEDTASPGAAMSGVVQQEQDDGFDIGSDPCDSLWDLPPICQLSCLAGLSSCTRG; this is encoded by the coding sequence ATGGAGCTCCagttccagcagcagcagcagcagcagcagcaatgccAGTACGAGGCGGCGgtgggcaaggcggcggcggcggcggcgaaggggagGGGCAGCAGCAAGTGCAAGTTCGTCGGGGTGCGGCAGCGGCCGTCGGGGAGGTGGGTGGCGGAGATCAAGGACACCACGCACAAGATACGGGTGTGGCTCGGCACCTTCGAgaccgccgaggaggccgcgcgcgcCTACGACGAGGCCGCCTGCCTCCTCCGGGGCTCCAACACGCGGACCAacttcgccaccgccgcccccgccgccgcctcctcgccgccggacTCGCCGCTCGCGTCCAGGATCCGCACCCTGCTCACCCACAAGAAGCTCAAGAagagcgcctccccgccgccgcgggcGCCGTCCCAGCAGCCCGCTGTTACCATCGGCCTCGCCACGGCAGCTAGTAATGCCAGCGCCGGTAACAGCACcggcagcaccagctcgaccatcAGCTTCGCCATGAGCGCCGGTGGAGCCGCCGCTCATCACACTCCCACTCCCGGCCTCTCTAACCACATGACCTACCACCAGTGGATCAACCACGGAGGCGAACAGCTCCATCAACACCTCGAGCATCAGCCATGGCCGGCAACACTCAGCCCGGCTGCCCCGACGCTCGCCGCGCGACGCAACGTGGCCGAGTGCCGGGTGATCGCGGACGCGGCGAGGCCGGAGAAGCAAGAAGACACCGCGTCGCCCGGCGCAGCCATGAGCGGGGTCGTCCAGCAGGAGCAGGACGACGGGTTCGACATCGGGAGCGACCCCTGCGACTCGCTGTGGGATCTGCCGCCGATCTGTCAGCTGTCCTGCCTGGCAGGTCTCTCATCATGCACTAGAGGTTGA